In candidate division KSB1 bacterium, a genomic segment contains:
- the polX gene encoding DNA polymerase/3'-5' exonuclease PolX, with product MTNHEIARILLHIADILDIQGENPFKVRAYVRAAQTLEGLTYEVSTLADPGQLRELPGIGEAIAKKITELLTTGSLRYYEELKQSPYAKLTDLLRVPGMGPKHVRLVYDQLGVSTIEQLKQAAEQGRLRALPGLGEKSEQKILEGIDQVLRFQERMPLGLVLPQAKAIVERLLEVKEVQQASLAGSLRRMKETVADVDILVASTEPEPVMEAFTHLPEVDRVLSKGSTKSSVVTRDGFQVDVRVVPPESFGAAQHYFTGSKAHNIHIRSLGVDRGLKINEYGVFRGEELVGGATEEEVFAAVGLPWIPPELREDQGEIEAAAEGRLPRLVSQEDLRGDLHVHSDWTDGADTIEAMAAAAQGKGYAYLAICDHSPTVGITNGLTPERLLAQMAEIDALNQRLAAEGNPFRLLKGIEVDIRPDGTLDLPEDLLARLDIVVAAVHTRFTLSVEEMTRRIVRAIENPVVDVLAHPTGRLIGRREAYQVDIDRLIDACRANGKALELNAYPERLDLSDLHCRKAKDKGVKVAISTDAHRQGNLEWMAYGLATARRGWLEPQDVLNCMALGELMGWLKR from the coding sequence ATGACGAACCACGAGATTGCGCGCATCCTGCTGCACATCGCCGACATTCTGGACATCCAGGGTGAGAATCCCTTCAAAGTGCGGGCCTATGTGCGGGCAGCCCAGACTCTGGAGGGTCTTACCTACGAGGTGAGTACCCTTGCTGACCCAGGACAGCTGCGCGAGTTACCGGGCATTGGCGAGGCAATCGCCAAGAAGATTACCGAGCTGCTCACCACCGGCAGCCTGCGCTACTACGAGGAACTTAAGCAGTCGCCCTATGCCAAGCTCACGGACCTTCTCCGCGTCCCTGGCATGGGGCCAAAACACGTCCGCCTGGTCTACGACCAATTGGGGGTGAGCACCATTGAGCAACTCAAGCAGGCTGCCGAGCAGGGGAGGCTCCGCGCACTGCCTGGCTTGGGGGAAAAGTCCGAGCAAAAAATCCTTGAAGGGATCGACCAGGTCCTCCGCTTCCAGGAGCGGATGCCGCTGGGCTTGGTGCTTCCGCAGGCAAAGGCCATCGTGGAGCGCCTGCTGGAGGTGAAAGAGGTACAACAGGCCTCGCTGGCCGGCTCACTGCGGCGCATGAAGGAGACGGTTGCCGACGTGGACATCCTCGTGGCGTCCACAGAGCCGGAACCGGTGATGGAGGCGTTCACCCATCTGCCCGAAGTCGACAGGGTGCTCAGCAAGGGAAGCACCAAATCGAGCGTGGTCACCAGAGACGGCTTCCAGGTGGACGTGCGCGTGGTGCCGCCCGAAAGCTTTGGCGCCGCGCAACACTACTTCACCGGTTCCAAGGCGCACAATATCCACATCCGCTCGCTGGGCGTGGACCGCGGCCTGAAGATCAACGAGTACGGGGTATTCAGGGGCGAAGAGCTGGTCGGCGGCGCAACCGAGGAGGAGGTTTTTGCCGCCGTGGGGCTGCCGTGGATTCCTCCCGAGTTGCGGGAAGATCAGGGAGAGATCGAGGCCGCTGCCGAGGGACGTCTGCCGCGCCTAGTTTCGCAGGAAGACTTGCGCGGCGACCTCCATGTGCACTCTGACTGGACAGACGGGGCCGACACCATCGAAGCCATGGCTGCAGCCGCCCAGGGCAAAGGCTACGCCTACCTCGCCATCTGCGACCACTCGCCCACCGTGGGCATTACCAATGGCCTGACCCCGGAGCGGCTCCTGGCGCAGATGGCCGAAATCGACGCTCTCAACCAACGCCTGGCCGCCGAAGGTAACCCCTTTCGCCTGCTAAAAGGCATCGAGGTCGACATCCGCCCGGACGGCACACTGGACCTGCCCGAGGACCTTTTGGCCCGCCTGGACATCGTCGTGGCGGCCGTGCACACCCGCTTCACCCTCAGCGTCGAGGAGATGACCCGACGCATCGTCCGCGCCATCGAAAATCCCGTGGTGGATGTGCTCGCGCACCCCACCGGCCGCCTCATCGGGCGCAGGGAGGCCTACCAGGTGGACATCGACCGCCTCATCGACGCCTGCCGCGCCAACGGCAAGGCCTTAGAGCTCAACGCTTACCCCGAACGACTGGACCTCTCTGACCTCCACTGCAGGAAGGCCAAGGACAAGGGCGTGAAGGTGGCCATCTCCACGGATGCGCATCGCCAGGGGAACTTGGAATGGATGGCCTACGGCCTTGCCACTGCCCGCCGCGGCTGGCTGGAGCCACAGGATGTGCTGAACTGCATGGCACTGGGGGAGCTGATGGGGTGGTTGAAGAGGTAG
- a CDS encoding NHL repeat-containing protein, whose translation MRSLIVCVLALSAVVGEVDGQSPSVLDLRLLFAFGSEGDQAGQFRNPSGIAIDPEGNVYIADTGNNRVQKFDRYGRFLRQVGGFGWGREQFDRPLDVCASTGLDVFVADYNNERIERYDAHLNYISSFYSDDASPEGLRFGFPLSVAISTHGELFIVDGENRRLLKVNSFGTPELSFGDFRWAQGRLERPAQVAVSGKDLVYAADAGAGRVLVYDYYGNFVREIGAGVLREPVGVAVDVRGNVWVADSGNDRIVAFSTEGRLLGQWGSSGEKLGAFRRPSDVTVRAGWVYVLDGGNCRVQVFEVLGQ comes from the coding sequence ATGCGGTCTCTGATTGTCTGCGTGCTGGCCCTCAGTGCGGTAGTGGGCGAGGTGGATGGGCAGTCTCCCTCTGTGCTTGACCTGCGGCTGCTCTTTGCGTTTGGCAGCGAAGGCGACCAGGCCGGCCAATTCCGTAACCCCAGCGGCATTGCCATCGACCCGGAGGGCAATGTCTACATCGCCGATACCGGCAACAACCGGGTCCAGAAATTCGATCGGTACGGACGCTTTCTCAGGCAGGTAGGAGGCTTTGGCTGGGGGCGGGAGCAGTTCGATCGCCCGCTGGACGTCTGCGCCTCCACTGGCCTGGACGTGTTTGTGGCCGACTATAATAACGAGCGCATCGAACGCTACGACGCCCACCTGAACTACATTTCTTCCTTCTACTCTGACGACGCCAGCCCGGAGGGGCTCCGCTTCGGTTTTCCCCTGAGCGTGGCCATCTCCACGCACGGTGAGTTGTTCATCGTTGACGGCGAGAATCGGCGGCTGCTGAAGGTCAACTCTTTCGGTACGCCGGAGCTGAGCTTCGGCGACTTTCGCTGGGCGCAGGGGCGTCTGGAGCGCCCGGCGCAGGTGGCAGTCAGCGGCAAAGACCTGGTCTATGCCGCCGACGCAGGCGCCGGTCGAGTGTTAGTCTACGACTACTACGGGAACTTTGTCCGCGAGATCGGGGCCGGTGTGCTCCGGGAACCGGTTGGGGTGGCCGTCGACGTGCGGGGAAACGTGTGGGTAGCCGACAGCGGCAACGATCGGATCGTGGCATTCTCCACGGAAGGGCGGCTTTTAGGGCAGTGGGGCAGCAGTGGGGAAAAGTTGGGGGCCTTCAGGCGTCCCTCCGACGTGACGGTGAGGGCGGGATGGGTCTACGTGCTGGACGGGGGGAACTGTAGGGTGCAGGTCTTTGAAGTCCTCGGGCAATAA
- a CDS encoding exo-alpha-sialidase, whose protein sequence is MKRVRRLGVFVSLVCICCALSGGAHGSAADKKEVQLLSVQRIWDTAPHNAFTDLIRFRSRWYLVCREGEDHISFDGILRVLSSKDGRHWNSMAVLEVPGADLRDGKLSVTPEGILMLIAGARRQTEPHTFETMVWFSDNGGRWRGPTKVADPDYWLWRVTWHKGLCYGIGYSCGARHNIRLYTSRDGREFSTLVSTLYDRDYANETSIVFVENDTAVCLLRRDPEQGLLGISAPPYTDWRWVPLGARIGGPHMLRLPDGRLLAAVRLYDERQRTALCWVDRRQGRLTECLTLPSGGDTSYPGLVWYKDTLWVSYYSSHEGKAAVYLAQVKVPLVQKRPT, encoded by the coding sequence ATGAAACGAGTACGCAGGCTCGGCGTGTTCGTTTCCCTGGTTTGTATCTGCTGCGCCCTTTCGGGAGGCGCTCACGGAAGTGCGGCAGACAAAAAGGAAGTGCAACTGCTGAGCGTGCAGCGCATTTGGGACACAGCACCCCACAATGCCTTCACCGACCTCATCCGCTTCCGTAGTAGGTGGTACCTCGTCTGTCGCGAGGGCGAGGACCACATCTCCTTCGACGGAATCCTACGCGTTTTGAGCTCAAAGGACGGGCGGCACTGGAATTCCATGGCCGTTTTGGAGGTACCAGGCGCAGACCTGCGAGACGGCAAGCTCTCAGTCACCCCTGAAGGAATTCTCATGCTCATTGCCGGTGCCCGTCGCCAAACCGAGCCCCACACGTTTGAAACCATGGTCTGGTTTTCCGACAACGGCGGACGGTGGCGCGGTCCAACCAAGGTGGCCGATCCAGACTACTGGCTCTGGCGCGTCACTTGGCACAAGGGCCTCTGCTACGGCATCGGTTATTCCTGTGGGGCCCGTCACAACATACGGCTCTACACCAGTCGAGACGGGCGTGAGTTTAGCACCCTCGTGTCCACGCTGTACGACCGCGACTATGCAAACGAAACATCCATTGTCTTTGTCGAGAACGACACTGCGGTGTGTTTGTTGCGCCGGGACCCTGAGCAAGGGCTTTTGGGCATCTCTGCACCGCCCTACACCGACTGGCGCTGGGTGCCACTTGGTGCGCGGATCGGCGGTCCGCACATGCTGCGCCTTCCGGACGGACGACTGCTGGCAGCTGTGCGCCTCTACGATGAGCGCCAGCGCACCGCACTCTGTTGGGTGGATCGCCGCCAGGGGAGGCTCACCGAGTGCCTCACTCTCCCCTCAGGGGGCGATACGAGCTACCCAGGTCTGGTCTGGTACAAGGACACACTGTGGGTGAGTTACTACTCCTCCCATGAAGGAAAGGCGGCCGTGTACCTGGCACAAGTGAAGGTGCCACTTGTGCAGAAGAGGCCCACTTGA